From a single Nothobranchius furzeri strain GRZ-AD chromosome 7, NfurGRZ-RIMD1, whole genome shotgun sequence genomic region:
- the mrpl45 gene encoding large ribosomal subunit protein mL45, with product MAMSMRRTVAALRNVTCLSWKNSEVPLDVRQAAPLLLPVRTKKRYIIPPAVGLKGKKGENPEARARAAGIVFRQQYLERPINIACTAGVLDPYVPPEGDARLSALSKDGLRQLTEKMKQSAASQLAIRKIKEYDSAFTTRTFAEDAQQIFIDAHNALVQFNKEKLHALVTERCYPEMTKGNRYKTLRWRFVESLEPPRVVHARSPDMVTKGNLYGQVTVRMHSKQTLAIYDRFGRLMLGSEEQPKDVLEYLVLERHLINPYGRWRLHAKIVPSWAPAKDPIIKTVAIPGPKLEPWEELDTLNYQVPKPAPVQWYK from the exons G AACTCTGAGGTGCCTCTGGATGTGAGACAGGCAGCCCCGCTCCTCCTGCCCGTCCGGACCAAGAAGAGGTACATCATCCCTCCTGCAGTGGGCCTGAAGGGAAAGAAGGGAGAAAACCCAGAGGCCAGGGCTCGAGCAGCAGGCATCGTCTTCCGACAGCAGTACCTGGAGAGGCCCATCAATATCGCGTGCACAG CGGGAGTCCTGGACCCATATGTCCCTCCAGAAGGAGACGCTCGCCTCTCTGCTCTGTCTAAAGATGGTCTGAGACAGCTGACTGAAAAGATGAAGCAGAGCGCCGCCTCACAGCTGGC GATTCGTAAAATCAAAGAGTACGACTCGGCGTTCACAACCAGGACTTTTGCAGAAGATGCTCAGCAGATTTTTATAGATGCTCACAACGCCCTGGTGCA GTTTAACAAGGAGAAGCTCCACGCCCTGGTTACAGAGAGGTGTTACCCT GAGATGACCAAAGGGAACCGCTACAAGACCCTCCGCTGGAGGTTCGTGGAGTCCCTGGAGCCGCCCCGCGTGGTTCACGCCCGCTCTCCAGACATGGTCACCAAAGGCAACTTGTACGGGCAGGTGACAGTCCGCATGCACTCCAAGCAG ACTCTGGCCATTTATGACCGCTttgggaggctgatgttgggcagCGAGGAGCAGCCGAAGGACGTCTTGGAGTATTTGGTCCTAGAACGGCACCTCATCAACCCCTATGGTAGATGGAGATTACATGCAAAAATAGTGCCGTCCTGGGCACCTGCCAAGGACCCCATTATTAAG ACGGTTGCTATTCCTGGTCCGAAGCTGGAGCCGTGGGAAGAGCTGGACACCCTCAACTATCAAGTTCCCAAACCTGCACCAGTACAGTGGTACAAGTAG